A part of Candidatus Methylomirabilota bacterium genomic DNA contains:
- the rplX gene encoding 50S ribosomal protein L24 yields the protein MAVRTVLPIRKNDLIMVMAGKDRGKRGKVLRVNPKAGTVVVERINVVKRHTRPGGVSQQGGIIEKESPLHVSNVMVICSHCDRPVRTGHSFLADGKKVRVCKQCGEAVD from the coding sequence ATGGCGGTGCGGACGGTGCTTCCGATTCGGAAGAATGATCTGATCATGGTCATGGCTGGAAAGGATAGGGGGAAGAGGGGGAAAGTTTTGAGAGTCAATCCGAAAGCTGGAACGGTGGTGGTCGAACGGATCAATGTCGTGAAGCGACACACCCGTCCCGGAGGGGTGAGCCAGCAGGGAGGGATTATCGAGAAGGAGTCTCCCCTTCACGTCTCCAACGTCATGGTCATCTGTTCCCATTGTGACCGACCAGTTCGAACCGGGCACAGCTTCCTCGCCGATGGGAAAAAGGTTCGGGTCTGTAAACAGTGTGGCGAGGCCGTGGATTAG